The region CCTCGCCCTTTAAGCCTTTGGCAAGGATGGCATCCACCTCAGAGTCAGCGGCAGGTACATACATCACATACTCCAGAGCATGGTCGGATACACAGCATCCCATGGACGCAAAGAATGCCATACGCTTCCTGAGCGCCTCTTTTAAGGATGCAAAATCAGTAATCTGAACGCCGCTGACCTGGGAAAGCTGTGCCATGTAAGCGCCAAAGGCCGGCTTCTCAACGTTCATGGCCTTGTCCGGTCTCCATGCCGGAAGTACCTGTACATCAAAGGTGTCGTCCTCCGCAATCTTCTTATGCCATTCCAGGGAATCTACCGGGTCGTCAGTGGTGCAGATAAGAGTCACGCCTGACTGTCTGATCAGGTTGCGGACCGTCATGGAGTCCTCCTGGAGCTTGGAGTTGCACAGGTTCCATACCTCCTCAGCAGTATCGCCGTTTAAATAGCCCTGGTATCCGAAGTACTTCCTCAGCTCCAGATGGCTCCAGTGGTAAAGGGGGTTGCCGATGAGCTTTGGCATGGTCTCTGCCCAGGCCTGGAACTTCTCCCTGTCCGTGCTGTCGCCGGTTACATACTTCTCGTCCACGCCGTTGGAACGCATCTGGCGCCATTTGTAATGGTCGCCGCCCAGCCATACCTGTGTGATGGTGTCAAACTTGCGGTCCTCATAGATTTCCTGAGGATTGATGTGGCAGTGATAGTCAAGTATCGGCATATTCTCTGCAAAATCATGATACAGCGTCTTTGCCATATCAGTTGATAATAAGAAATCCTTGTCCATAAATTGTTTCATGTGTGATATTCCTCCTTAAGAATTAAAAATTTGTGGTTTTCCTTTTTATTAAATCAGAAGCGATTGTGG is a window of Enterocloster clostridioformis DNA encoding:
- the uxaC gene encoding glucuronate isomerase, whose amino-acid sequence is MKQFMDKDFLLSTDMAKTLYHDFAENMPILDYHCHINPQEIYEDRKFDTITQVWLGGDHYKWRQMRSNGVDEKYVTGDSTDREKFQAWAETMPKLIGNPLYHWSHLELRKYFGYQGYLNGDTAEEVWNLCNSKLQEDSMTVRNLIRQSGVTLICTTDDPVDSLEWHKKIAEDDTFDVQVLPAWRPDKAMNVEKPAFGAYMAQLSQVSGVQITDFASLKEALRKRMAFFASMGCCVSDHALEYVMYVPAADSEVDAILAKGLKGEAVTKEEELKFKTAFMLFVAREYNAMEWIMQIHYGCKRDNNGYMFEKLGADTGFDCINNYAPSAQMADFLNALSTNNEIPKTILYSLNPNDNASIGTIIGCFQEKFPGKIQQGSAWWFNDHKTGMTEQMTSLANLGCLGNFIGMLTDSRSFLSYTRHEYFRRILCSLVGGWVDNGEYPADMKALEEIVKGICYNNAVKYFGFKLDEVK